From Calothrix sp. PCC 6303, a single genomic window includes:
- the ccsB gene encoding c-type cytochrome biogenesis protein CcsB produces the protein MDLFSLQSWLDNASFAVLFMTMLVYWGGAAFPNIPYLAGLGTAGMAIANLCIAVLLGARWIEAGYFPLSNLYESLFFLTWGITSVHLLAEYNSRSRLVGVVTAPVAMAITAFAALTLPSGMQVSEPLVPALKSNWLMMHVSVMMLSYSALMVGSLLAIAFLFVTRGENIQLQGSSFGAGGYRSNGYKLHKAGELVTESAPVNFENNGFSRYEANNNGKTAVLNLVTEPVAQTVDTSVTLSPQRLNLAETLDNISYRIIGLGFPLLTIGIIAGAVWANEAWGSYWSWDPKETWALITWLVFAAYLHSRITKGWQGRRPAILAASGFVVVWICYLGVNILGKGLHSYGWFF, from the coding sequence ATGGATCTGTTTTCACTCCAAAGTTGGCTAGATAACGCCTCCTTTGCAGTTTTATTTATGACAATGCTGGTTTACTGGGGAGGGGCAGCTTTTCCAAATATTCCCTATTTAGCTGGTTTAGGTACAGCAGGAATGGCAATTGCCAACCTATGCATAGCAGTTTTACTGGGTGCAAGATGGATTGAAGCGGGTTACTTCCCCTTGAGTAATTTATATGAATCCCTATTTTTCTTAACTTGGGGAATCACCAGCGTCCATTTATTAGCTGAATATAACAGTCGTAGTCGCTTGGTAGGGGTTGTAACTGCCCCTGTAGCCATGGCAATCACGGCATTCGCAGCCCTCACCCTACCATCAGGGATGCAAGTCTCAGAACCTTTAGTACCTGCACTCAAATCCAATTGGTTGATGATGCATGTCAGCGTCATGATGTTGAGTTACTCCGCATTAATGGTTGGATCATTATTAGCGATCGCATTCCTATTTGTCACCCGTGGGGAGAACATTCAACTCCAAGGAAGTTCCTTTGGTGCAGGTGGTTATCGCAGTAATGGGTATAAATTACACAAAGCTGGTGAACTTGTAACAGAATCAGCCCCAGTTAACTTTGAAAATAATGGCTTTAGCCGTTACGAAGCCAATAATAACGGGAAAACAGCAGTTTTAAATTTAGTCACTGAACCTGTTGCCCAAACAGTTGATACGTCTGTAACCCTATCACCTCAGCGTCTCAATCTTGCTGAAACCCTCGACAACATCAGTTACCGCATCATTGGTTTAGGATTTCCTCTGTTGACAATTGGTATTATTGCCGGGGCTGTTTGGGCAAATGAAGCTTGGGGTTCATACTGGAGTTGGGATCCTAAAGAAACTTGGGCATTAATTACTTGGTTAGTTTTCGCTGCTTATCTCCATTCTCGCATTACCAAGGGTTGGCAAGGTCGCCGTCCCGCAATTTTGGCAGCTAGCGGCTTTGTTGTCGTCTGGATTTGTTACTTGGGAGTGAATATTCTCGGTAAGGGTTTACATTCCTATGGATGGTTTTTCTAA
- a CDS encoding amino acid ABC transporter permease has translation MIPLWRNRRFLSVAGQFIAAFIILIVLAILWDNLTYNLERLGIQLGFDFLRSQASFDIGETLIPYQPSDSYSHALLVGFINSLRVIIVGIILASFVGITVGVARLSDNWLVRKLALVYVEILRNTPLLLQLFFWYFAFFINLPKIENQISLWGLITLNNQGVTLPLGIAISSELSALILGLTLYAGAFIAEIIRGGIQSVSKGQWESAKALGLKPGLIMRLVVFPQALRVIIPPLTSQYLNIAKNSSLAIAIGYPDIYFVASTTFNQTGRAVEVMLLIMVTYLTMSLIIAFVMNLLNRTVQIQER, from the coding sequence ATGATTCCCTTATGGCGTAATCGGAGATTTTTAAGCGTTGCTGGTCAATTTATTGCCGCATTTATAATCTTAATTGTGTTAGCAATACTGTGGGATAACCTGACCTACAACTTAGAAAGACTAGGTATTCAATTAGGGTTTGACTTTTTGCGATCGCAAGCATCTTTTGACATTGGTGAGACTCTAATTCCTTACCAGCCTTCTGACAGCTATAGTCATGCTTTATTAGTGGGATTTATCAATTCCCTCCGAGTCATAATTGTCGGCATAATTTTGGCAAGTTTTGTCGGTATCACAGTTGGGGTGGCAAGACTATCTGATAATTGGTTGGTGCGAAAGTTAGCCTTAGTATATGTTGAGATTTTACGCAATACACCCTTACTTTTACAACTATTCTTTTGGTACTTTGCTTTTTTTATCAATCTACCAAAAATAGAAAATCAAATTTCTTTGTGGGGATTAATTACGCTCAATAACCAGGGTGTAACACTTCCTTTGGGAATCGCAATATCCTCAGAATTATCAGCATTAATTTTGGGATTAACCCTGTATGCAGGTGCATTTATTGCCGAAATCATCCGAGGTGGAATTCAGTCAGTATCTAAAGGGCAATGGGAATCAGCAAAAGCACTAGGTTTAAAGCCAGGATTAATCATGCGGTTAGTGGTTTTTCCTCAAGCTTTACGGGTCATTATTCCACCATTAACAAGCCAATACCTGAATATAGCAAAGAATTCCAGTTTAGCGATCGCAATTGGTTATCCCGATATTTACTTCGTTGCTTCCACCACTTTTAATCAAACTGGTAGAGCAGTAGAAGTGATGTTATTAATTATGGTGACTTATCTAACTATGAGTTTAATCATAGCCTTTGTGATGAATTTATTAAATCGCACTGTCCAAATTCAGGAAAGATAA
- a CDS encoding pentapeptide repeat-containing protein: protein MILDYRRAKLRGESFKGKDLAGADFSYADIRGTDFADAILTGANFSHVKAGLQRRWLLALILFALLLSALSGFLVAIGGSLLGIILADRSRENLYVGAIALGIISVFLVVTFWRGVATASGFLAISIMSAGVAAVLWAGIVALTWAGIVAPTGAMQLANAVGVIVTGAVAVVIIAAGTIAIAGSVALAGIIGGLWTVTLTVLLTVGLCGAITIAFTSANPAADGIWLIVNRHFIDGFTVGIVLLACYLGCLALFANKKQLPIRNMALGLATRRGTNFENSDLTDVDFSQASLKNTNLNQANITRTCWFQVKKLNFATVGKSYLANSQIRHLVVSKNLQSRNLDGWNLQGINLQAANLKDVSLIGANLSESNLRDADISRATLIRAELDKTDFRGAILTGAYIESWHITPDTKLDGVRCDYIFMRVPTKNDPNPHRLPTNWEATLQAGEFSRLFSLSSSTKKA from the coding sequence GTGATTTTAGATTATCGCCGTGCAAAGCTCAGGGGTGAGTCCTTTAAAGGAAAAGATTTGGCGGGTGCTGATTTCTCATACGCTGACATCCGAGGTACAGATTTCGCAGACGCAATTTTGACGGGAGCGAATTTCAGCCATGTAAAAGCCGGACTACAACGGCGTTGGTTGCTTGCGCTCATTTTGTTTGCGCTATTATTATCAGCGTTATCGGGATTCTTGGTAGCTATTGGTGGCTCACTGTTAGGAATTATACTTGCTGATCGTAGCCGTGAGAATTTGTATGTAGGCGCGATCGCATTAGGGATAATCTCGGTATTTTTGGTTGTGACGTTTTGGCGAGGAGTTGCCACTGCTTCTGGATTCTTAGCTATTTCCATCATGAGTGCTGGTGTGGCGGCTGTCCTATGGGCAGGCATAGTGGCGCTCACTTGGGCGGGGATAGTGGCTCCCACAGGGGCAATGCAGCTAGCAAATGCGGTAGGAGTAATAGTTACTGGTGCAGTGGCAGTTGTAATAATCGCTGCTGGAACTATTGCTATTGCTGGCTCAGTTGCTTTAGCGGGGATAATAGGTGGTTTGTGGACTGTGACACTAACAGTTTTACTCACCGTCGGGCTTTGTGGAGCAATTACCATTGCTTTTACTTCTGCAAATCCCGCTGCTGATGGTATTTGGCTAATTGTAAATCGACATTTCATTGATGGATTCACAGTGGGAATAGTTCTGCTGGCATGTTACCTTGGCTGCTTGGCATTATTTGCGAATAAAAAGCAGTTACCAATTCGGAATATGGCTTTAGGTTTGGCAACCAGACGTGGAACCAATTTTGAAAATAGTGATTTAACCGATGTAGATTTTAGTCAGGCAAGTTTAAAGAATACCAATTTAAATCAGGCAAATATCACTAGAACCTGTTGGTTTCAAGTTAAAAAGTTAAATTTTGCCACAGTTGGCAAGTCTTATCTAGCAAATTCTCAAATTCGTCATTTGGTAGTTAGCAAAAATCTCCAAAGCAGAAATTTAGACGGTTGGAATTTGCAGGGAATAAACTTACAAGCTGCTAACCTTAAAGATGTGAGTTTAATTGGTGCAAATTTGAGTGAATCAAACCTTAGAGATGCTGATATTTCTAGGGCAACGCTGATTCGTGCTGAACTAGATAAAACAGACTTTCGCGGTGCAATTTTAACTGGTGCCTATATCGAAAGTTGGCATATTACTCCAGATACTAAATTGGATGGAGTTCGCTGCGATTACATTTTTATGCGTGTCCCCACAAAAAACGATCCAAATCCGCACCGTTTACCAACAAATTGGGAAGCTACTTTACAAGCAGGTGAATTTAGTCGGTTATTTAGCCTTTCGTCTTCAACAAAAAAAGCCTAG
- a CDS encoding amino acid ABC transporter ATP-binding protein: MNSEQPIIIAQDIHKWYEKFHVLKGVSLTVNRGEVVVIMGPSGSGKSTFIRTFNALEEYQQGKIEIDGITLTDDLRNIEAIRREVGMVFQQFNLFPHLSVLQNITLSPIWVRKWSKVKAEKVAMQLLERVGIVEQAQKYPGQLSGGQQQRVAIARALAMQPKIMLFDEPTSSLDPEMVREVLDTIKTLAADGITMVVVTHEVGFAREVADRVIFMDGGVIVEEATPSNFFQNPKEERTRKFLSQIL, encoded by the coding sequence ATGAATTCAGAACAACCAATAATTATTGCCCAAGATATTCACAAATGGTATGAAAAATTCCATGTTTTAAAGGGAGTTAGCCTAACAGTAAATCGGGGAGAAGTAGTAGTAATTATGGGACCTTCAGGTTCGGGAAAGTCCACTTTTATTCGCACCTTTAATGCATTAGAAGAATATCAACAGGGAAAAATTGAAATTGATGGTATTACTCTAACTGATGATTTACGAAATATTGAAGCAATTCGACGAGAAGTAGGAATGGTATTTCAGCAGTTTAATTTATTTCCCCATCTGAGCGTACTACAAAATATTACCTTATCACCTATTTGGGTACGGAAATGGTCAAAAGTTAAAGCCGAAAAAGTAGCGATGCAGTTATTAGAAAGAGTCGGAATTGTAGAACAAGCACAAAAATATCCAGGACAATTATCTGGTGGACAACAGCAAAGAGTTGCGATCGCACGAGCTTTGGCAATGCAACCCAAAATCATGCTTTTTGATGAACCAACTTCATCCCTCGATCCAGAAATGGTGCGAGAAGTGTTAGACACAATCAAAACCCTGGCTGCTGATGGTATCACAATGGTAGTAGTCACCCACGAAGTTGGATTTGCTCGTGAAGTTGCTGACAGAGTAATTTTTATGGATGGAGGTGTAATTGTTGAGGAAGCTACACCCTCTAACTTCTTTCAAAACCCCAAGGAAGAACGTACCCGCAAGTTTTTATCCCAAATTCTCTAG
- a CDS encoding chorismate lyase, translated as MTVTFTPSNNLALPTGWHRLNPIWQGTEEDVQKGLPHNRLAPPWQILLLGDGSPTRHLQLLTGEPTEVDVIDMSLIGEDTDSAPDLIQAVPGPRLRRQVWLKTASGQRLAYATSWWEASHVDEYLQNRSLPIWASLARLRTELYRDVRGIYYGNSEALKIGFDTDGLFWGRHYLFWHHGQPLTLIYEVFSPYLTRYLGPTEIGNSQ; from the coding sequence TTGACTGTAACTTTTACTCCAAGCAACAACTTAGCACTACCAACCGGGTGGCATCGCTTAAATCCAATTTGGCAAGGAACCGAAGAAGATGTTCAAAAAGGCTTGCCCCACAATCGATTAGCACCACCGTGGCAAATATTATTATTGGGTGATGGTTCACCAACACGGCACTTACAGCTACTGACGGGTGAACCGACAGAAGTAGATGTAATTGATATGTCGTTGATTGGTGAGGATACAGACTCAGCACCGGATTTGATCCAAGCTGTACCGGGACCACGTTTGAGAAGACAGGTATGGTTAAAAACGGCTTCTGGACAGCGTTTAGCCTATGCTACTTCCTGGTGGGAAGCTTCCCATGTTGATGAATATTTACAAAACCGTTCTTTACCAATTTGGGCTAGTTTAGCTAGGTTGCGAACAGAACTGTATCGGGATGTTCGAGGTATTTATTACGGTAACTCGGAAGCTTTAAAGATCGGTTTTGATACTGATGGTTTGTTTTGGGGTCGCCATTACTTATTTTGGCATCATGGGCAACCATTAACGCTAATTTATGAGGTTTTTTCACCTTATTTAACAAGATATTTGGGACCAACTGAAATAGGGAATAGTCAATAG
- a CDS encoding Uma2 family endonuclease — protein sequence MTQIQAELKLYTFDEFIEWYPQNSEVHYELHDGVIVEMPKPKGQHSDLAGFLIEELLITIRDMNKRGIWTIPKESIVKPKNDRSGYEPDIIILNQETIGSETRWKKESVIQNATSVKLIVEVVSSNWQDDYYNKLRDYESMGIPEYWIVDYAALGGRIFIGNPKVPTIFVCQLIDGEYQMTPFRGSDLIVSPTFPQLNLTVEQVFSSVTN from the coding sequence ATGACTCAAATACAAGCCGAACTAAAGCTATATACTTTTGATGAATTTATCGAATGGTATCCACAAAACTCAGAAGTACATTACGAATTGCATGACGGGGTGATTGTCGAAATGCCTAAGCCTAAAGGACAACATTCAGATTTGGCTGGCTTTTTGATTGAAGAACTGCTGATTACAATTAGAGATATGAATAAGCGCGGCATCTGGACTATTCCGAAAGAATCAATCGTTAAACCTAAAAATGATAGATCAGGTTATGAACCAGACATTATTATTTTAAATCAAGAAACTATTGGCAGCGAGACACGTTGGAAAAAAGAATCTGTTATTCAAAACGCAACTTCTGTCAAATTGATAGTTGAAGTAGTTTCAAGCAATTGGCAAGACGACTACTACAACAAACTTCGTGATTATGAGTCGATGGGGATACCCGAATACTGGATTGTAGACTATGCAGCCCTCGGTGGACGTATATTTATCGGCAATCCCAAAGTCCCAACAATTTTTGTCTGCCAGTTAATTGATGGGGAATACCAAATGACACCGTTTAGAGGTAGCGATTTAATTGTATCGCCAACTTTCCCCCAGTTAAACTTGACAGTAGAGCAAGTTTTTAGCTCAGTAACCAATTAG
- a CDS encoding DUF3352 domain-containing protein has protein sequence MVTPILAIPAKKKKKSSLVLTLSSAGLLVGGGVAAYLLLTQGKPLSRDLPPGVNIIPQDALFTVSLSTNEEQWAKLREYGTKELQTELEQSLVMLSDRFLAGNGYSFQKDIQPWVGEQVTLAVLAPEASKPKSKPVATDGKVSNSQQMVMVLPIKNPVVAKNILSQIKAPQEKNWSDRTYQNIPIKETDLDGGEKFSATVLDSRYLVITDNSQAMEKSIDAYKGKASLVAVPGFADNFPQVAQKNAFAEFYINVPYSAKIASASPNPQLPAQILSQLQNNQGLAGTISLEAEGIKLKGVSWLNPNSSKKLAVENNAGKMQNRIPDDTLAMLSGGNLKRLWADYAIASQGNPLSPISPEQLRAGLKSLTNLDLDRDLLSWMAGEFSVSLIPTVAKPGEKDNFRTALLFLVQTSDRTLAETSFKQLDEVMRSQYQFQIQSTTIAGKPVTNWIAPLGTVTSSHGWLDENVAFLTIGGPIVDKIIAQPNNSLAKTPVFKITVPSEFEKTNGQIFLDIQRTTKYFPLTSLFPNQPTQQKFLDAIRFIGITSEVKDSRSNRYDVFLTMKKVQKTS, from the coding sequence ATGGTGACACCCATTTTAGCTATTCCAGCCAAGAAAAAAAAGAAATCGTCTTTGGTACTAACACTATCATCTGCTGGGTTGTTGGTTGGTGGTGGTGTTGCTGCTTATTTACTATTGACTCAGGGAAAGCCATTATCGCGGGATTTGCCACCGGGAGTGAATATAATTCCCCAAGATGCCTTATTTACGGTTTCCTTAAGCACTAATGAAGAACAGTGGGCGAAACTAAGAGAATATGGAACAAAAGAACTCCAAACTGAGTTAGAACAAAGCTTGGTGATGTTAAGCGATCGCTTCCTGGCTGGAAACGGCTATAGTTTCCAAAAAGATATTCAACCTTGGGTAGGGGAACAGGTAACGCTAGCTGTTTTGGCACCGGAAGCAAGTAAACCAAAATCTAAACCTGTGGCAACCGACGGTAAAGTTAGCAATAGTCAACAGATGGTGATGGTTTTACCAATTAAAAACCCGGTTGTTGCCAAAAATATTTTATCCCAAATTAAAGCTCCTCAAGAAAAAAACTGGAGCGATCGCACTTACCAAAATATCCCCATCAAAGAAACAGATTTGGATGGAGGAGAGAAATTTTCAGCTACCGTCCTCGATAGCAGGTACTTGGTAATTACAGATAATTCCCAGGCAATGGAAAAATCTATCGATGCTTACAAAGGTAAGGCATCCTTAGTTGCTGTCCCTGGATTTGCCGATAATTTTCCCCAAGTAGCCCAAAAAAACGCCTTTGCAGAATTTTACATCAACGTTCCCTACTCCGCCAAAATTGCTAGTGCTTCCCCTAACCCTCAATTACCTGCACAGATTTTAAGCCAACTCCAAAACAATCAAGGATTAGCAGGGACAATTAGCTTAGAAGCGGAAGGAATTAAATTAAAAGGTGTTTCTTGGTTAAATCCTAATAGTTCTAAAAAACTAGCTGTGGAAAATAATGCCGGGAAAATGCAGAATCGAATTCCCGATGATACTTTAGCGATGCTTTCAGGTGGTAATCTAAAACGATTATGGGCTGATTATGCGATCGCATCTCAAGGCAACCCCTTATCACCAATCTCACCCGAACAATTACGCGCAGGATTAAAATCACTCACCAATTTAGATTTAGATCGGGATTTACTGAGTTGGATGGCTGGTGAATTTTCGGTATCATTAATTCCCACAGTTGCTAAACCAGGGGAAAAAGATAACTTTCGCACAGCATTATTATTCCTTGTGCAAACAAGCGATCGCACTCTGGCTGAAACCTCCTTTAAACAGCTTGATGAGGTGATGCGAAGTCAATATCAATTCCAAATTCAAAGCACAACTATCGCCGGAAAACCTGTAACTAACTGGATTGCCCCTCTTGGCACAGTCACCTCTAGCCATGGTTGGCTAGATGAAAATGTCGCCTTTTTGACAATCGGCGGACCCATCGTAGATAAAATTATTGCTCAACCAAATAATTCCCTCGCCAAAACACCAGTATTTAAAATTACAGTTCCCTCGGAATTTGAAAAAACTAACGGTCAAATTTTCTTGGATATTCAACGGACAACTAAGTATTTCCCCCTGACTTCCTTGTTTCCAAACCAACCTACCCAGCAAAAATTTCTCGATGCCATCCGTTTCATTGGCATCACTTCAGAAGTTAAGGATAGTCGAAGTAACCGCTATGATGTTTTTCTGACAATGAAGAAGGTACAAAAAACCTCTTGA
- a CDS encoding amino acid ABC transporter substrate-binding protein has protein sequence MNIRKLGLFLALIPLVLSLNACSGRSRGNITSKLDTIKTRGKLICGVSGQLPGFSFVKANGEYAGLDVDVCRALAAAIFDDPKKVEFRNLNAKERFTAVQTGEVDILSRNTTWTISRDTSVGLEFAPVVFYDGQGIMVRKNSNIKKLEDLKGKSICTQTGTTNEQNLADQMRQRGISYKPLVFEDVNTTFTTYEQGRCEAVTSDRSQLVSRRSTLPKPDEHTVLDLVISKEPLAPAIANGDSKWFDVVKWTIYGLINAEELGVNSQNVSQLTSSNNPEIKRLLGTEGDLGQGVGLTNDFVIRIIKHVGNYSEIYDRNLGKNSDLKLERGPNKLWNQGGIVYAPPFR, from the coding sequence ATGAATATACGTAAACTAGGATTATTTTTAGCACTGATTCCTCTAGTTCTTTCACTGAATGCTTGTAGTGGACGATCAAGAGGAAATATTACCAGCAAGTTGGATACGATCAAAACTCGTGGCAAGTTGATTTGTGGTGTTAGTGGACAATTACCAGGGTTTAGCTTTGTCAAGGCAAACGGTGAATATGCAGGATTAGATGTGGATGTATGTCGTGCTTTAGCCGCAGCTATATTTGACGACCCCAAAAAAGTTGAGTTTCGCAATTTAAATGCTAAAGAACGTTTTACAGCCGTGCAAACTGGTGAAGTAGATATTCTCAGTCGTAATACCACCTGGACTATTAGTCGGGATACCTCCGTGGGTCTTGAGTTTGCACCAGTAGTATTTTATGACGGTCAAGGTATCATGGTAAGAAAAAATAGCAATATTAAGAAGTTAGAAGACCTGAAAGGCAAATCCATCTGTACCCAAACAGGAACCACCAACGAACAGAACCTTGCAGACCAAATGCGACAACGGGGTATTAGCTATAAACCTCTTGTTTTTGAAGACGTGAATACTACCTTTACTACCTATGAACAAGGTCGTTGTGAGGCAGTAACTTCAGACCGTTCCCAGTTAGTTTCCCGTCGTTCGACTTTGCCCAAACCGGATGAACACACGGTTCTAGATTTGGTAATCTCGAAAGAACCTTTAGCACCAGCTATTGCTAATGGAGATTCTAAGTGGTTTGATGTTGTCAAATGGACTATTTATGGTCTAATTAATGCCGAGGAATTGGGAGTTAATTCTCAAAATGTTTCCCAGTTAACTAGTAGCAACAATCCAGAGATTAAACGTTTATTAGGCACAGAAGGTGATTTAGGTCAAGGGGTAGGTCTGACCAATGACTTTGTAATTCGGATTATCAAACATGTTGGCAATTACAGCGAGATTTATGATCGCAATTTGGGTAAAAACTCAGACTTGAAACTAGAACGAGGTCCAAATAAACTTTGGAATCAAGGTGGAATTGTTTATGCTCCCCCTTTCCGTTAG
- a CDS encoding amino acid ABC transporter permease → MNQISYIKKWLRKNLFNNWYNSILTIVCFLLLISSIKGILTWVFIQAQWSVINANLQLFLVGRFPQQLHGRLWLSLAIIISLSGLTWGALIKRLPQQINSWLSLAWGLSFPLILWLIGGGLGLEQVDTNLWNGLLLTLVMALISIILSFPLGVLLALGRQSQMFVVRNFSIFYIEIIRGLPLIGILFLAQVMLPLVLPDDIRLDRVLRGIAGLTLFSAAYLAENVRGGLQSIPRGQFEAAKALGLSTPLMMLLVVLPQALRAVIPALVGQFIGLFKDTSLLSIVGLLELTGISRSILAQPQFLNRYAEVYLFIGLIYWIFCYSMSIASQSLEKQLGVGQR, encoded by the coding sequence ATGAATCAAATATCCTACATCAAAAAATGGTTGCGAAAAAACTTATTTAACAACTGGTATAACAGTATTTTGACAATTGTCTGCTTTTTGTTGCTAATTTCCAGCATCAAAGGTATTCTCACCTGGGTGTTTATTCAAGCTCAATGGTCAGTTATAAATGCTAACCTACAATTATTTTTAGTGGGTCGTTTTCCCCAACAACTTCATGGAAGACTTTGGCTATCATTAGCGATTATTATAAGTCTATCTGGCTTAACTTGGGGAGCATTAATTAAGCGTTTACCCCAGCAAATTAATAGTTGGTTGTCCCTAGCTTGGGGATTATCTTTTCCCCTCATTCTATGGTTAATCGGTGGAGGTTTGGGACTAGAACAAGTAGATACAAATTTATGGAATGGTTTGCTGTTAACTTTAGTGATGGCATTGATTAGTATTATTCTTTCCTTTCCTTTGGGTGTATTACTGGCATTGGGTCGTCAAAGTCAGATGTTTGTGGTGCGAAATTTCAGTATTTTTTATATTGAAATTATTCGGGGATTACCATTAATTGGAATTTTGTTTCTAGCTCAAGTTATGCTGCCTTTAGTTTTGCCGGATGACATCCGTTTAGACAGAGTGCTGCGAGGGATTGCTGGTTTAACTCTATTCAGTGCTGCCTATTTAGCGGAAAATGTCCGTGGTGGTTTGCAATCAATTCCACGGGGACAATTTGAAGCTGCTAAAGCACTAGGTTTGAGTACTCCCTTAATGATGTTACTTGTTGTGCTTCCTCAAGCACTACGTGCAGTTATTCCAGCACTTGTTGGTCAATTTATTGGTTTATTTAAAGATACCTCTTTATTATCAATAGTTGGATTATTAGAATTAACAGGCATTTCTCGTTCAATTTTAGCTCAACCCCAGTTTCTCAATCGCTATGCAGAAGTTTATTTATTTATCGGACTCATTTATTGGATATTTTGTTATTCAATGTCCATAGCTTCGCAAAGTTTAGAAAAACAATTAGGTGTAGGTCAGAGGTAG
- the aat gene encoding leucyl/phenylalanyl-tRNA--protein transferase, giving the protein MKYDVAAIIEGYAQGYFLMADEHNHLGWYGSRDRTLIPLDKSFRYPKSLRRILNQGRFTTAINRNFTAVIEGCANRDTTWISEDLKQIYWKLYQAGYAHSFETWQGDNLAGGILGIAINGAFIGESMFFQIPDGSKVAMVKLVEHLRDRHFVLFDAQMMNPHLERFGAYRIEDEDYQQLLGSALSRSCHFA; this is encoded by the coding sequence ATGAAATACGATGTTGCCGCTATTATTGAAGGCTACGCTCAAGGCTATTTTCTCATGGCTGATGAGCATAATCACCTGGGTTGGTATGGAAGCCGCGATCGCACTTTGATTCCCCTTGATAAATCCTTTCGTTATCCTAAATCTTTACGACGCATTCTTAACCAAGGAAGGTTTACCACCGCAATTAATCGTAATTTTACTGCTGTGATAGAAGGATGTGCAAACCGCGATACTACTTGGATTTCTGAAGATTTAAAACAAATATATTGGAAATTATACCAAGCTGGCTATGCTCATAGCTTTGAAACCTGGCAAGGTGATAATTTAGCTGGGGGAATTTTGGGAATTGCCATAAATGGTGCTTTTATTGGGGAGTCGATGTTTTTTCAGATTCCGGATGGTTCTAAAGTGGCGATGGTAAAGTTAGTTGAGCATTTACGCGATCGCCATTTCGTTCTTTTCGATGCTCAAATGATGAACCCACATCTTGAACGCTTTGGTGCTTATCGAATTGAAGATGAAGACTATCAACAATTGTTGGGTTCGGCTTTGAGTCGTTCTTGCCATTTTGCCTGA